From a single Calothrix sp. NIES-2098 genomic region:
- a CDS encoding 3-isopropylmalate dehydratase small subunit, producing MVSEVKQVSGRGVPLVGDDIDTDRIIPARYLKAITFDGLGEGAFIDDRTALKGEHPFDRPQYQGANILIVNRNFGCGSSREHAPQALAKWGIKALIGESFAEIFFGNCVAMGIPCVTADSTTIKKLQELVANNPQVSVTVNLETLQVQIDDYTTPISINEGTRSTFTSGTWDACGQLVANADKVRETAAKLPYVGWGNLAAS from the coding sequence ATGGTAAGTGAAGTTAAACAAGTCTCCGGGCGCGGCGTACCTTTAGTAGGCGATGATATAGATACCGATCGCATCATCCCCGCCCGCTATTTAAAAGCCATCACCTTTGATGGATTAGGTGAAGGTGCGTTTATCGACGATCGCACAGCACTCAAAGGCGAACATCCCTTCGATCGACCACAATACCAAGGTGCGAATATTTTAATAGTTAACCGCAACTTTGGCTGCGGTTCATCAAGGGAACACGCACCCCAAGCGCTTGCGAAATGGGGAATTAAAGCCTTAATTGGTGAAAGCTTCGCTGAAATCTTTTTCGGTAACTGCGTGGCGATGGGTATTCCTTGCGTAACAGCTGATAGTACCACCATCAAAAAGCTGCAAGAACTAGTAGCTAACAATCCCCAAGTATCGGTGACAGTAAATCTGGAAACCTTGCAAGTACAAATTGATGATTACACTACTCCCATATCTATTAATGAAGGTACAAGAAGCACCTTCACTTCTGGGACTTGGGATGCTTGCGGTCAGTTAGTAGCTAATGCCGATAAAGTTCGGGAAACTGCGGCAAAGCTACCTTATGTAGGTTGGGGTAATTTAGCAGCGAGTTAA